CCGATGAGGCGATCCGCATCGGTCCGCCGCCGGCGCTCGAGAGTTATCTCTCGGCCGAACGCATCATCGCCGCCGCACGCTCGGTCGGCGCCGATGCGATCCATCCAGGCTATGGCTTTCTCTCGGAGAACGCCGATTTCGCTGAAGCCGTTGAAGCGGCGGGTATCACCTTCGTCGGGCCTTCGGCGCGCGCGATCCGCGCGATGGGTTTGAAGGATGCAGCCAAGGCACTGATGGAACTGTCCGGCGTGCCGGTGGTCCCCGGTTATCACGGCGAGCGGCAGGAAGCCGAATTCCTTGCGGAAGAGGCAGCGAATGTCGGCTATCCGGTGCTAATCAAGGCGCGTGCCGGCGGCGGCGGCAAGGGTATGCGGCGCGTCGACAGCGCAGCCGAGTTTCCGGCCGCACTCGAAGCGGCGCGGCGCGAGGCGGAGGCCGCCTTCGGCGACGGTTCGGTGCTGATCGAGAAATATCTGACGAAGCCGCGGCATATCGAAGTGCAGGTGTTCGGTGACCGTCACGGCAACATCCTGCACCTCTACGAGCGTGACTGCTCGCTGCAACGCCGCCACCAGAAGGTGATCGAGGAAGCGCCGGCACCCGGCATGACCGCGGAAGTGCGGCACGCCATGGGCGATGCTGCCGTTCGGGCAGCCCAAGCGATCGGCTATGTCGGCGCCGGCACCGTCGAATTCATCGCCGACGTGACCAACGGGCTTTGGCCGGACCAGTTCTATTTTATGGAAATGAACACCCGGCTTCAGGTCGAGCATCCGGTCACCGAGGCGATCACCGGCATCGATCTCGTCGAATGGCAGCTACGGGCCGCGGCCGGCGAGGCCCTTCCCAAACGCCAGAGCGAGATCGGCATCGACGGCTGGGCGTTCGAAGCCCGCATCTATGCGGAAGACCCATCTCGCGGGTTCCTGCCGGCGACGGGGCGGCTGACGACGATGAGCTTTCCGGAGGATGGCGTGCGTGTCGACGCCGGTGTGCGGCAGGGCGACCGGATCACGCCTTTTTATGATCCGCTGATCGCCAAGCTGATCGTTCACGGCCCGAACCGTTCGGCCGCGCTTGCGAAGCTCGAAAATGCGCTGAGGGCGTGCCGCATCGGTGGCACCATCACAAATCTCGATTTTCTGGCGCGCCTTGCTGCGGAACCGGATTTCCGGGCCGGGCATCCCGATACCGGCCTGATCGACCGCTCGATCGATCAGCTCACGGCAACGCTGGCGCCGAGCGATGCGGCACTGGCACTGGCGGCGATCGTCTCCACCGGCGCCCTGCTACCGGATGGATCTGCCGATCCGTGGACTTCGCTCGGCCACTGGCAGATCTGGAGCGATGCCAGCCGGAACGTCACGATCGAGCACACGGGCGGACGATCGACCGTGACGCTCGCCGCTCGCGGCCGCGACCAGTTCGCGGTCCACACAGGAACCGCGGCACTGCCCGTGGTGATCCTCGACCGCTTCGCCGATGGCGCCCGCGCGGAAATCTCGGGCGCGCAGCATGAGTTCCGCTTCCTTCGCGAAGGTGAGCAGATCACATTGTTCCTCAACGGTGAGAGCTATGTCCTGCGTCTGCCCGATGCGCTTGGCGCCGGTCATTCCAGCGAGGTGGCCGACGACGAGGTGTCCGCACCGATGCCTGGCATCGTCAAGCTCATCCGGGTCCGCCCCGGCGATACGGTCGAAAAGGGGCAGCCGCTCGCCGTCATGGAGGCGATGAAGATGGAGTTGACGCTGTCGGCCTCGCGCGCCGGCGTCGTCGAGAGCGTGTTGGTCAGCGAAGGCGAGCAGGTGACTGCCGGCGCCGTTCTGGTGATGCTCCAGCCGGAGAGCGCGGAATGAGCGGAACGGCGCCCGGGCATGTGACGATCGTCGAGATGGCGCCGCGCGACGGGCTACAGAACGAAAGCGGGCTTGTACCAACCGCCGACAAGATCCGCCTCGTCGATATGCTATCCGACTGCGGCTACCAGCGGATCGAGGTGACAAGCTTCGTCAGCCTGAAATGGGTGCCGCAGATGGCGGATGCCGCTGAAGTAATGGCCGGCATCCAAAGGCATCCCGGGACGCGCTACGCGGTGCTGACGCCCAACATGCGCGGTCTTGAAGCGGCGCTCGAAGCCGGTGCCGATGAGGTGGCGATTTTCGCCTCGGCTTCCGAGACCTTCTCGCAAAAGAACATCAATTGCTCGATCGCCGAAAGCATCGAGCGCTTCCGGCCTGTTGCCGGAGTGTGCCGCGAGCGTGGTCTGTTGCTGCGCGGCTATGTCAGCTGCGTCGTCGAATGCCCCTATGAGGGTGCGATCGCGCCGACCAGCACCACCCATGTCGCCGGCCTGCTTGACGAACTCGGCTGTTATGAGATCAGCCTCGGCGATACGATCGGCCGCGGTACGCCGGAAGCGGTGGACGCGATGCTGTCAGTGGTGCTGGAGCGCATTCCGGCCGCCCGACTTGCGGGCCATTTCCACGATACGTCCGGCCGCGCGCTCGATAATATCGCCGTGGCGCTCGATCGCGGCCTCAGGGTCTTCGATGCGTCGGCAGGCGGTCTCGGCGGCTGCCCCTATGCGCCAGGTGCTGCCGGTAATGTCGACACGCTTGCCGTCAACGCTTTTGTCAGCAGTCAGGGGTTTTCGACCGGCCTCGACCCAGCGAAGCTCGAGCAGGCAGCCGCTTTCGCGCGGACCTTGAGGACAAGTTCATGACCTTCGAAACGATCCGGATTGTCACCGACTCGCGCGGTGTCGCGCGGCTAAGGTTGGCGCTGCCGCAGAAGCACAATGCGCTTTCGGCGGGGATGATCGGAGAGTTGACCGAGGCGGCGCAGCTGCTTTCGGCCGACCGTTCGGTCCGCGTGGTCATCCTGGAGGGCGAAGGCCGTAGCTTCTGCGCAGGCGGCGATCTCGGCTGGATGCGCGAACAGTTCGACGCGGACCGGGCGACCCGCATCGCCGAGGCGACGCGGCTGGCGATGATGTTCAAGGCGCTGAACGAGATCGCCAAGCCGGTAATCGGCCGCTTGCACGGCAATGCCTTCGGCGGCGGCGTCGGCCTGATGAGCATCTGTGACGCGGCGGTTGCCTCTGCCGATGCCAGGTTCGGTCTGACTGAGACCCGTCTCGGCCTGATCCCGGCGACCATCAGCCCCTATGTCGTCGCCCGCATCGGCGAGGGCAAGGCGCGGCCATTGTTCATGTCCGCCCGGCTGTTTGGTGCTGAAGAGGCGCGCGCATTGGGGCTCGCCACCACCGTTGTCGCGGCCGATGCGCTGGACGCAGCGGTCGAAGCGGAGATCGAGCCTTATCTCGCGGTGGCGCCGGAAGCCACCGGCCGGGCCAAGCGGCTTGCGCGTTCGCTCGGCGCTCCGATCACCGAACAAACCATTGCCGCGACGATCGAGCAGCTCGCCGATTGCTGGGAGTCCGACGAGGCTCGCGAAGGTGTTGGCGCCTTTTTTGACAAGAGCGTACCTGCCTGGCGGCGATAAGCCTTCCTTGAATTGGGCGCTATTTGAGCTTATTTTGATTGCATGATGATCAAAACAAGCGCGGATTGTGCCATGGCTGCTGTGAGTTTCAATGTCTCCGCCGCCGACTACGGCGAGCGCCAATCGTCCTTTCTCTCCGCCCGGCTGGTTGCCGATCGCCTCGGCGTCACACTTGCCGAACTGGCGAGGCTGATCGGTGTCGCCCGCAATACGCTGACGGCGAAGTCGAGTGCCCGCAAGGTCGATGCGGCTTTGAGCGTCGTCGTGCGCATCCTCGCGATGGCCGGTGAAATGGCGGGAGACGACAGCCGCGCCGTTATCTGGTTCAAGCACCAGCCGATCCCCGGCTGGGCCGGCAAGACCGCCTATGACCTCGTCGGCGAAGGCAAGGCCGACAAGGTGCTCGCCTACCTCGAAGCCGTGCGTTCCGGTGTCTACGCCTGATGGCGGGAAGCGGGCCGGTGCGCCTCTGGCGTGCCTATGTCCCGCGCTGGGCGCATGCGCCGCTCTCCGGTGAGGGCGCCGCGCGCTTCGGCGGGCGCTGGAATCCTGTTGGAACACCCGCGATCTATGCTGCCCGCGAACTCTCGACCGCCTGGGCCGAATATAATCAGGGTTTCGTCCAGCATCCGGCGCTGATCGCGCAGCTTGAGCTACGCTTCGCGCGGCTCGCTGATCTGACGGTGGCGGAAACGCTGTCCGACCTTGGGCTCACCGAAGAGATCCACCGCTGCGAATGGCGCGATGCGCTTGATCGTGGCCTTCTGCCGGCGACGCATCGCCTGCAGCGGGAGCTGAGCGATCGAGACTTCGATGGCCTGATCTATCCGTCCTTCATGTCGCCCGGTGGTACCTGCGTCGCGCTCTGGCGCTGGAATGCAGGGGAGGGGGCAGAGTTGACGGTTATCGATCCTGATGGACGCCTGCCGAAGACGCCAGCTTCCTGGCTCTGAAACCCAATTTCTGAAAGCCCAATTCCAGCGATGGAAAGACGGATCACAAACTTCTCGACATGACCTCAGATCACCTTGCCGGGATTGAGGATGCCGTTCGGGTCGAGAGCCTGCTTGATCCGGCGCATCAGCTCAAGCTCGGCGGGACTGCGCGAATGGTCGAGGAAATCCCGCTTCAGCGTGCCGATGCCGTGTTCGGCCGAGATCGAACCTTTGTAGCGCCGCACGATCTCATAGACGATTTCGTCGACGACATGCGAGGTTTCCGCGTCGCTGTCGGGTTCCGAGAAGGCGATGTGCAGATTGCTGTCGGCGACATGGCCGAAGAAGGAGACATGGGCCGCCGGGAAACGGGCGGAAAGAGCTTCGCCGCATTCTACGGCGAAGCGACCGATCTCGCCGATCGGCAGGCTGATATCGAGGTTCATCAGGGCGGGCAGTAACTGGTCCATTGCGTGGCCCTCCCGAACGCTCCAGAAGGAGCGGCTTTCCTTCTCCGACTGGGCAATCAGCGCATCGAAGATGATGCCGTCTTCCAGCGCCTCTCCGAGAAAGGCTTCGAATGCATCGCGCTCGCTGTGATCGCCCAGCAGGTCCTGCTCGACGATGACGGCGAAGGGCGGAACGTCATCAAAAAGCTTCTGCCTGTTCGCCTCGGCGTTGAAGCGGAAATAGTGCTGCCACATGGCCTCGAAGGCCGAGAGCCCTGGCAGGTGGCGCTGGCACCGTGTCAGGAAGGCAACCACATTGTCGTAGCTGTCGAGCGCGCAGAGCGCCGTCAGTCGGCCGACCGGCAGCGGCCGCAGACGCAGGACCGCGCGGGTGATCACCCCAAGTGTTCCCTCGGAACCGATGAAATACTGCCGGAGATCGTAGCCGGTGTTGTTCTTGATCATCTTGTTGAGCGCCGAGATCACGGTCCCATTGGCGAGCACGACTTCGAGGCCAAGCACGTTGTCGCGCGTCACGCCATAGCGCAGCACGCGGATGCCGCCGGCATTGGTGGCGAGGTTGCCGCCGATCTGGCAGGTGCCGCGGGCGCCGAGATCGATCGGCAGCAAGAAACCTGCGTCTTCGGCGGCGCGCTGCGCCACTTCGAGCGGCGTACCGGCGCGCACCGTCATGGTCCCGGCTTGCGGGTCGATCTCTTCTATGCCGGTGAACCGTTCGAGTGAAATCACCACCGCGTCACTGCCGGCATTGGCTCCCCCGGCAAGTCCGGTCAGCCCGCCCTGCACCACGATGCTCTGGTTGTTCTCGTTGCAAAGGCGAAGGGCTGTGGCGATTTCCTCGCTGCTTGTCGGCCGGATGACGGCCTTCGGCAGGTCGCGGCCGGTCAGGCTGGCGTCGCTGCGATGGCGCTCGCCGACCGCGGCTCCGGTGAGCACGATATCGCCGAGGGCTTGTTTCAGGTCGTCGACGATCGTCATGCGCATCTCCCGTTTCCGCGGCCTTGGTCGGCAGCGGGCGTCCCTGCTTAGCGCATCTCGAAGCAAACCGAAATCGGCTGGCGAGGCACAAGCGCGCTTCGCCAGCCTGTGACAGGTCGATGAGATCAGGTGCCCGTGCGGGCGAGTTCGAAGGCTTCGGTCTCTCCGGATTCCTCAGCCGCTTGCTGTTCCTCCTTTGCCTCTGCCGTCTCCTGCCCTCTATCCCTGAAGAGTTTCCACTTCGTGGGTCTGAAGGCGATGCGGCTGTGGTCGCCGGCGGCGGCGCGTTCGGGGGAGAGTTCGATCTCGACATGCGGATGGTTGCGGCCGAGGTCGAGTTCGAGATGGCGGGTGCCGGCGACACGGCGGCTGGCGGCGACGAGGCCGGCAAGACAGCCGCCGCAGCCGTCGATCAGCTCGATGTCATGCGGGCGGAAGTGCAGGTTGGCCGGACCGTCGGGCTCGGCCGGGGCTCTGAGCCCGATCGGCCGGTCCTCGAACCAGATCTCGCCGTTCTGCAGCGTCACGGCGAGGCAGTTCGACTGGCCGATGAAGCCGAAGACGAAGGGCGAGACCGGATGGTCGTAGATCTCGTCGGGGGTGCCGACCTGTTCGATCGTGCCCTTGCTCATGACGACGACCCGGTCGGCGAGCTCCAGCGCCTCTTCCTGGTCGTGGGTGACGAAGATCGTCGTGTGGCCGGTGCGGTCGTGGATCTCGCGCAGCCATTTGCGCAGTTCCTTGCGCACCTGGGCGTCGAGCGCGCCGAAGGGCTCGTCGAGCAGAAGCACGTTGGGCTCGACCGCCATGGCGCGGGCCAGCGCCACGCGCTGGCGCTGGCCGCCGGAAAGCTGCGCCGGATAACGCTTGTCGAGGCCGGAAAGCTGCACGAGATCGAGCAGGTCGAGCGCCCGCTTGCGGATTTCGGCCGCCGGCGGCCGGCGGCCCGACGGACGCACCTTGAGGCCGAAGGCGACGTTGTCGAGCACGGTCATGTGGCGGAAGAGGGCATAGTGCTGGAAGACGAAGCCGATGTTGCGCTGCTGCACCGTCTTTTGCGAGGCATCCTCGTCGCCGAAGTAGATCGTGCCGCCGGTCGGGCTTTCAAGCCCGGCAACGAGACGCAGCAACGTCGTCTTGCCGGAGCCGGAGGGGCCAAGCAGCGCGATCAGCTCGCCGGAGCGGATATCGAGCGAGACGTCGTCGAGCGCCGGGAAGCGGCCGAATTCCTTGCGGATATTGTGAACGCGCACGTCCATAGCGTTTGACCTTTCAGTGCCTGCGGCTGGCGGCGATCTCGGCGCTGTAGCGGATCTCCAGCGCCGTCTTCAAAATCAGGGTGATCAGCGCCAGCAGCGCCAGCAACGCCGCCACCGCGAAGGCGGCGACGAAGTTGTATTCATTATAGAGGATTTCCACCTGCAACGGCATGGTGTTGGTCTCGCCGCGGATATGGCCGGAGACCACCGAGACGGCGCCGAACTCGCCCATGGCCCGGGCGTTGCAGAGCAGAACGCCGTAGAGCAGCCCCCATTTGATGTTGGGCAGCGTCACATGCCAGAAGGTCTGCCAGCCCGACGCCCCCAGGGAGAGCGCCGCTTCCTCGTCGCTCGATCCCTGTTCCTGCATCAGCGGGATCAGCTCGCGGGCAACGAAGGGGAAGGTGACGAAGACGGTGGCGAGCACCAGGCCGGGCACGGCAAAGAGGATCTGGATGCCGTGGCTCTGCAGCCAGGGGCCGATCAGGCTGTGCGAGCCGAACAGAAGCACGAAGACGAGACCGGAGATTACCGGCGAGACCGAGAACGGCAGGTCGATCAGCGTCGTCAGGAAGGCCTTGCCCTTGAACTCGAACTTGGCGATCGCCCAGGCGGCGGCCACGCCGAAGACGAGGTTGAGCGGCACGGCGATGGCCGCGACCGTCAGCGTCAGGCGGATCGCCGAGAAGGTCTCGGCATCGCCCAGCGCTGCGATGAACTCGACCGGTCCCTTGCGCAGCGCCTCGGTGAAGACGGCGGCGAGCGGCAGAAGCAAGAACAGTGCGACGAAGGCAAGAGCGGTGATCGTCAGCGTCAGGCGGGCAAAGCGGCTTTCCGAAGTTGCCGCCTGCAGCGGCCTGGCTGCGGGCATGGTTCCAGCGCCGGCGGTCAGATCATGCGACATAGACATATCTCCGCCGGCTCCAGGCCTGGATCGAGTTGATGAGGAGCAGCATGGCAAAGGAGATCGCCAGCATCACCGCGGCAATGGCCGTGGCGGCGGCGTAATTGAACTCTTCCAGCCTTATGACGATCAGCAGCGGGGCGATCTCGGAGACGTAGGGCAGGTTGCCGGCGATGAAGATCACCGAGCCGTATTCGCCGACACCACGGGCAAAGGCGAGGGCAAAGCCGGTGAGGCCGGCCGGCAGCAGCCCCGGCAAAAGCACCCGGCTGATCGTCTGGAAGCGGCTGGCGCCAAGCGTGGCTGCGGCCTCCTCCACCTCCTTGTCGATCTCTTCCATGATCGGCTGCACGGTGCGGACGACAAAGGGCAGGCCGACGAAGATCAAGGCGACGACGATGCCGGCGGGGGTGAAGGCGATCTTCAACCCGAGCGGCTCGATGAACTGGCCGATCCAGCCGTTCGGGGCATAAAGCGTCGTCAGGGCAATGCCGGCAACCGCGGTCGGCAGCGCAAACGGCAGATCGACCATGGCGTCGATCACCCGCTTGCCGGGGAAGCGATAGCGCACCAGCACCCAGGCGAGGATGACGCCGAAGACCAGATTGATGATCGCCGCGAGGAAGGCCGTGCCGAACGAGATCTTCAGCGCGTTCAAGGTGCGCGGATCGAGCGCCAGCTCAAAGAACTTGGCCCAGCCCAATCCGCTGGCCCGAAACACCAGGCCAGACAACGGGATCAACACGATCAGAACCAGCCAGCTCAGCGTGATCCCGAGCGACAACCCAAATCCAGGCAAAACACTCGGCTGGCGAAACCGCCACGGCGCAGTCTTCGTCGCTTCCGTCAATGGCACTACCTTTGTAAAGCTCGCGAAACGTTATCCACCGCGCCTCCGGCCAATGGCCCGACGCGGTGCAAGCGAAGACGCGCAGCCGGATTGCCCGGCTGCGCGTCTCAGGTCGTTCTTACTGGCCCGGCTTGTACAGCTGGTCGAAGACGCCGCCATCGCCGAAGAATTTCGGTTGGGCTTCCTTCCAGCCGCCGAAGTCTTCGATGGTAACGAGCTTCAACTCGCCGAAGCGGGCGATATCGGCCGGATCGGCTGCCGCGGGCTTGAACGGCCGGTAGTAGTGCTTGGCAGCAATCTTCTGGCCGGTGTCGCTGTAGAGGTAGCCGAGATAGGCTTCCGCCACCTTGCGCGTGCCCTTGGCATCAACGTTGCCATCAACGAGCGCCACCGGCGGCTCGGCCTTGATCGAGATCGACGGCGTCACGATCTCGAATTTGTCTGGACCGAGTTCCTCGAGCGACAGGTAGGCTTCGTTTTCCCAGGCGAGCAGCACGTCGCCAAGGCCACGCTGGACGAAGGTCGTCGTCGCGCCGCGCGCGCCGGTGTCGAGCACCGGAACGTGCTTGAACAACTCCGTCACATATTCCTGCGCCTTGGCATCGTCACCACCATTGGCGGCCCGGCCATAGGCCCAGGCGGCCAGGAAGTTCCAGCGCGCGCCGCCCGAGGTCTTCGGGTTCGGCGTGATCACCTGGATGTCCGGCTTCACCAGATCGTTCCAGTCCTTGACGCCCTTGGGGTTGCCCTTGCGCACGAGGAAGACGATCGTCGAGGTGTAGGGCGCACTGTTGTTTTCGAATTTCGACTTCCAGTCCGCCGGGATTTTGCCGGTTTCCTTGGCGATCGCATCGATATCGGCTTCGAGCGCCAGCGTGACGACGTCTGCCTGCAGACCGTCGATGACCGAGCGGGCCTGCTTGCCCGAGCCGCCATGCGACGTCTGGATCGTCACGGTCTCGCCGGTGTCGGCCTTCCATTTCTCAGCGAAGGCAGTATTGAAGTCCTTATAGAGTTCACGCGTCGGATCGTAGGACACGTTCAAGATCGTCGTGTCGGCAAACGCAACACTCGCAGCTCCCAGCTGCAGGCCCCCGAGCACAATTGCCAGTCCCACCATTCCGGTAATTCGTCCAAAGACCATTTCGACCTCCATCGGTTACCAGATAAAACTATCAATTTAATCGACTGCTACAACGCAAACAGATGGCACACGAGGCGGCAAACGGGAAATGTCCTATCGTTCTCGCCGCCTTTTCGGGAACGGTTTGCCTGCAACCGCCCAATGTGGCCGTGCCGGCCCGTCAGGACCATTACATGGAGGGCGCGATGCCGCTGTCCAGTGGAGGCGCGTCGATTCTCCATTCGACCGCTTGAGTGAACGCTCGTCGGAAAGCCTTCAGCCCCCGCATCCGTGGCGCATGCGGGGTCTCCAGGCGAACCCAGGTTTTTTGCAGAGTAGAGGTCTCTAACGCGCGGCGCTAGAGTACGTGACCGCGAGCAACGATCGGCCAGATGCCTTTCAGCGCGTCGCCTTCGACGATATGGACGGCGTCAACCATGTTGGTCACGACACAGGCATGATTGGGCACGATGCGGAGCTGGTCGCCCACCTTAAGATTGATCGGGCCGTCGGTGACGAGGCGGCCGTGTTCTTCCGAGAGCTGGTCGATGCGGATGTCGTCGCGGCCGAGCACATGGCCGTAGCCGGTGAGCCCCAGCAGGTCCGAGGTCAGCACCTTGCTGCCGGCGTCAATGATCGCGCGATTTCCGGAGGGAACCGAGACGACGGTCGCAAGCACAGTCAGGGCGCAATCGTCCCAGCCGGCGACATCGCGCGAAACCAGCGAGCGGTCGTTGTAGATGTAGGTGCCTGGCCGGTACTCGCTGGCAACCGGGGCGCCGGCGGCATGCATCATGCTGGGCGTGCCACCCGAGGTAATGGCGGGGACAGTTATGCCATCGGCCTCGATCAGTTGCTTCGCCTCGGTCATGAAGGCCTGGACTTTCACTTCGCCGTTGACGGGCGGATAGGTCATGAGGCCACCGAAGACGAGTCCCTTCGCATCTTCGATCCGGCGGGCAAGCCTTGCTGCTTCTGCCGGGCCGCCGACCCCGCAACGATCAGCGCCCGTGTTGCACTCTACGAACACGCGAAGCGGCTTGTCCTTGCCGGCGAAATAGCCCGCAAGCCCGTCGATGACGGTCTCGCTGTCGGCAACGACGGCGAGCGCGACGCGGCCATTGAGACGCTCCAGCCGCGCCATCTTGGCTTCACCGAGAATGTTGTAGGTGATCAGCACATCCTTGATCAGATCGCTGCCTTCGACCATCGCTTCCGCTTCGGTGACTTTCTGGCAGGTGATGCCGACGGCGCCGGCCTTAAGCTGAAGCTCGGCCATCTGCGGCAGCTTGTGCGTCTTGATGTGCGGGCGGACGCGAATGCCATGTTCATTGGCATAGGTCTGGAAGCGCTCGATATTGCGCTTGGCAATCTCGAGATCGACGAGAACGGCCGGCGTTTCGATCGACAGGGGCATCGCGGTCACTTCCTCTTATCGC
The nucleotide sequence above comes from Ensifer adhaerens. Encoded proteins:
- a CDS encoding acetyl/propionyl/methylcrotonyl-CoA carboxylase subunit alpha; translation: MFSKLLIANRGEIACRVMRTAKRLGIRTVAVYSDADVGALHVALADEAIRIGPPPALESYLSAERIIAAARSVGADAIHPGYGFLSENADFAEAVEAAGITFVGPSARAIRAMGLKDAAKALMELSGVPVVPGYHGERQEAEFLAEEAANVGYPVLIKARAGGGGKGMRRVDSAAEFPAALEAARREAEAAFGDGSVLIEKYLTKPRHIEVQVFGDRHGNILHLYERDCSLQRRHQKVIEEAPAPGMTAEVRHAMGDAAVRAAQAIGYVGAGTVEFIADVTNGLWPDQFYFMEMNTRLQVEHPVTEAITGIDLVEWQLRAAAGEALPKRQSEIGIDGWAFEARIYAEDPSRGFLPATGRLTTMSFPEDGVRVDAGVRQGDRITPFYDPLIAKLIVHGPNRSAALAKLENALRACRIGGTITNLDFLARLAAEPDFRAGHPDTGLIDRSIDQLTATLAPSDAALALAAIVSTGALLPDGSADPWTSLGHWQIWSDASRNVTIEHTGGRSTVTLAARGRDQFAVHTGTAALPVVILDRFADGARAEISGAQHEFRFLREGEQITLFLNGESYVLRLPDALGAGHSSEVADDEVSAPMPGIVKLIRVRPGDTVEKGQPLAVMEAMKMELTLSASRAGVVESVLVSEGEQVTAGAVLVMLQPESAE
- a CDS encoding D-TA family PLP-dependent enzyme → MPLSIETPAVLVDLEIAKRNIERFQTYANEHGIRVRPHIKTHKLPQMAELQLKAGAVGITCQKVTEAEAMVEGSDLIKDVLITYNILGEAKMARLERLNGRVALAVVADSETVIDGLAGYFAGKDKPLRVFVECNTGADRCGVGGPAEAARLARRIEDAKGLVFGGLMTYPPVNGEVKVQAFMTEAKQLIEADGITVPAITSGGTPSMMHAAGAPVASEYRPGTYIYNDRSLVSRDVAGWDDCALTVLATVVSVPSGNRAIIDAGSKVLTSDLLGLTGYGHVLGRDDIRIDQLSEEHGRLVTDGPINLKVGDQLRIVPNHACVVTNMVDAVHIVEGDALKGIWPIVARGHVL
- a CDS encoding FAD-binding oxidoreductase, which encodes MTIVDDLKQALGDIVLTGAAVGERHRSDASLTGRDLPKAVIRPTSSEEIATALRLCNENNQSIVVQGGLTGLAGGANAGSDAVVISLERFTGIEEIDPQAGTMTVRAGTPLEVAQRAAEDAGFLLPIDLGARGTCQIGGNLATNAGGIRVLRYGVTRDNVLGLEVVLANGTVISALNKMIKNNTGYDLRQYFIGSEGTLGVITRAVLRLRPLPVGRLTALCALDSYDNVVAFLTRCQRHLPGLSAFEAMWQHYFRFNAEANRQKLFDDVPPFAVIVEQDLLGDHSERDAFEAFLGEALEDGIIFDALIAQSEKESRSFWSVREGHAMDQLLPALMNLDISLPIGEIGRFAVECGEALSARFPAAHVSFFGHVADSNLHIAFSEPDSDAETSHVVDEIVYEIVRRYKGSISAEHGIGTLKRDFLDHSRSPAELELMRRIKQALDPNGILNPGKVI
- a CDS encoding sulfate/molybdate ABC transporter ATP-binding protein, with protein sequence MDVRVHNIRKEFGRFPALDDVSLDIRSGELIALLGPSGSGKTTLLRLVAGLESPTGGTIYFGDEDASQKTVQQRNIGFVFQHYALFRHMTVLDNVAFGLKVRPSGRRPPAAEIRKRALDLLDLVQLSGLDKRYPAQLSGGQRQRVALARAMAVEPNVLLLDEPFGALDAQVRKELRKWLREIHDRTGHTTIFVTHDQEEALELADRVVVMSKGTIEQVGTPDEIYDHPVSPFVFGFIGQSNCLAVTLQNGEIWFEDRPIGLRAPAEPDGPANLHFRPHDIELIDGCGGCLAGLVAASRRVAGTRHLELDLGRNHPHVEIELSPERAAAGDHSRIAFRPTKWKLFRDRGQETAEAKEEQQAAEESGETEAFELARTGT
- a CDS encoding sulfate ABC transporter substrate-binding protein, encoding MEVEMVFGRITGMVGLAIVLGGLQLGAASVAFADTTILNVSYDPTRELYKDFNTAFAEKWKADTGETVTIQTSHGGSGKQARSVIDGLQADVVTLALEADIDAIAKETGKIPADWKSKFENNSAPYTSTIVFLVRKGNPKGVKDWNDLVKPDIQVITPNPKTSGGARWNFLAAWAYGRAANGGDDAKAQEYVTELFKHVPVLDTGARGATTTFVQRGLGDVLLAWENEAYLSLEELGPDKFEIVTPSISIKAEPPVALVDGNVDAKGTRKVAEAYLGYLYSDTGQKIAAKHYYRPFKPAAADPADIARFGELKLVTIEDFGGWKEAQPKFFGDGGVFDQLYKPGQ
- the cysW gene encoding sulfate ABC transporter permease subunit CysW — its product is MPAARPLQAATSESRFARLTLTITALAFVALFLLLPLAAVFTEALRKGPVEFIAALGDAETFSAIRLTLTVAAIAVPLNLVFGVAAAWAIAKFEFKGKAFLTTLIDLPFSVSPVISGLVFVLLFGSHSLIGPWLQSHGIQILFAVPGLVLATVFVTFPFVARELIPLMQEQGSSDEEAALSLGASGWQTFWHVTLPNIKWGLLYGVLLCNARAMGEFGAVSVVSGHIRGETNTMPLQVEILYNEYNFVAAFAVAALLALLALITLILKTALEIRYSAEIAASRRH
- the cysT gene encoding sulfate ABC transporter permease subunit CysT, whose protein sequence is MTEATKTAPWRFRQPSVLPGFGLSLGITLSWLVLIVLIPLSGLVFRASGLGWAKFFELALDPRTLNALKISFGTAFLAAIINLVFGVILAWVLVRYRFPGKRVIDAMVDLPFALPTAVAGIALTTLYAPNGWIGQFIEPLGLKIAFTPAGIVVALIFVGLPFVVRTVQPIMEEIDKEVEEAAATLGASRFQTISRVLLPGLLPAGLTGFALAFARGVGEYGSVIFIAGNLPYVSEIAPLLIVIRLEEFNYAAATAIAAVMLAISFAMLLLINSIQAWSRRRYVYVA
- a CDS encoding antitoxin Xre/MbcA/ParS toxin-binding domain-containing protein, with the translated sequence MAAVSFNVSAADYGERQSSFLSARLVADRLGVTLAELARLIGVARNTLTAKSSARKVDAALSVVVRILAMAGEMAGDDSRAVIWFKHQPIPGWAGKTAYDLVGEGKADKVLAYLEAVRSGVYA
- a CDS encoding RES family NAD+ phosphorylase, with the protein product MAGSGPVRLWRAYVPRWAHAPLSGEGAARFGGRWNPVGTPAIYAARELSTAWAEYNQGFVQHPALIAQLELRFARLADLTVAETLSDLGLTEEIHRCEWRDALDRGLLPATHRLQRELSDRDFDGLIYPSFMSPGGTCVALWRWNAGEGAELTVIDPDGRLPKTPASWL
- a CDS encoding hydroxymethylglutaryl-CoA lyase; the protein is MSGTAPGHVTIVEMAPRDGLQNESGLVPTADKIRLVDMLSDCGYQRIEVTSFVSLKWVPQMADAAEVMAGIQRHPGTRYAVLTPNMRGLEAALEAGADEVAIFASASETFSQKNINCSIAESIERFRPVAGVCRERGLLLRGYVSCVVECPYEGAIAPTSTTHVAGLLDELGCYEISLGDTIGRGTPEAVDAMLSVVLERIPAARLAGHFHDTSGRALDNIAVALDRGLRVFDASAGGLGGCPYAPGAAGNVDTLAVNAFVSSQGFSTGLDPAKLEQAAAFARTLRTSS
- a CDS encoding crotonase/enoyl-CoA hydratase family protein, translated to MTFETIRIVTDSRGVARLRLALPQKHNALSAGMIGELTEAAQLLSADRSVRVVILEGEGRSFCAGGDLGWMREQFDADRATRIAEATRLAMMFKALNEIAKPVIGRLHGNAFGGGVGLMSICDAAVASADARFGLTETRLGLIPATISPYVVARIGEGKARPLFMSARLFGAEEARALGLATTVVAADALDAAVEAEIEPYLAVAPEATGRAKRLARSLGAPITEQTIAATIEQLADCWESDEAREGVGAFFDKSVPAWRR